In Pseudomonas sp. ADAK18, a single window of DNA contains:
- a CDS encoding APC family permease, which translates to MSGQGKFKKQLSLVDLTFIGLGAIFGSGWLFAASHVSAIAGPAGIFSWLLGGFAVLLLGIVYCELGAALPRAGGVVRYPVFSHGPLLGYLMGFITLIAFSSLVAIEVVAARQYAAAWFPGLTHEGSSNPTIIGWLMQFALLCLFFALNYYSVKTFAKANNVISLFKFIVPLLVIGVLFTFFKPDNFHVQGFAPFGLSGIEMAVSAGGIIFAYLGLTPIISVASEVRNPQRTIPIALILSVLLSTLIYGLLQLAFLGSIPTEMLANGWGAISKEFSLPYRDIALTLGVGWLAYLVVADAVISPSGCGNIYMNATPRVVYGWARTGTFFKIFTRIDEKSGIPRPALWLTFALSVFWTLPFPSWEALINVVSAALVLSYAIAPISVAALRKSAPDLPRPFRVSGFAVLGPVSFVIAALIVYWSGWGTVSWLLGLQILMFVIYLGCKRLVPTAHLSLGEQVRSSLWLIAFYALTILISYLGSFGGIGALVHPYDTLAVTVMALGIYYWGANTGVPAHKLVLDGDEE; encoded by the coding sequence CAAGGCAAGTTCAAGAAACAGTTATCGCTGGTCGACCTCACCTTTATCGGTTTGGGGGCGATCTTTGGTTCCGGCTGGCTGTTCGCCGCCAGCCATGTCTCGGCGATTGCCGGGCCGGCAGGGATCTTTTCCTGGTTGCTGGGTGGCTTTGCCGTGTTGCTGCTTGGCATCGTCTATTGCGAGCTCGGCGCGGCCTTGCCTCGAGCGGGCGGAGTGGTGCGTTATCCGGTGTTTTCCCACGGGCCGTTGCTGGGCTACTTGATGGGCTTTATCACACTGATCGCCTTCTCCAGCCTGGTAGCGATTGAAGTGGTCGCCGCACGCCAATACGCCGCCGCCTGGTTTCCCGGCCTGACTCATGAAGGCAGCAGCAACCCGACCATCATTGGCTGGTTGATGCAGTTCGCCTTGCTCTGCCTGTTTTTTGCGCTGAACTACTACAGTGTCAAAACCTTCGCCAAGGCCAACAACGTCATCAGCCTGTTCAAGTTCATCGTGCCGTTGCTGGTGATCGGTGTGCTGTTCACCTTTTTCAAACCCGACAACTTTCATGTCCAGGGTTTTGCGCCGTTTGGTCTGTCGGGCATTGAGATGGCGGTCTCTGCAGGCGGGATCATTTTTGCCTACCTGGGGCTTACACCGATCATTTCCGTGGCCAGTGAAGTCCGCAATCCTCAGCGCACGATTCCCATCGCGCTGATCCTTTCGGTACTGCTCTCCACCCTGATCTACGGCCTGCTGCAACTGGCTTTCCTCGGCAGCATTCCCACCGAAATGCTCGCCAATGGCTGGGGCGCCATCAGCAAGGAATTCTCCCTGCCATACCGCGATATTGCGCTGACCCTGGGTGTGGGCTGGCTGGCCTACCTGGTGGTGGCAGACGCGGTAATTTCCCCCAGCGGCTGCGGCAACATCTACATGAATGCCACGCCGCGCGTGGTCTACGGCTGGGCACGCACTGGCACGTTCTTCAAGATTTTTACCCGCATCGATGAGAAGTCCGGCATCCCGCGTCCGGCGCTGTGGCTGACCTTCGCCTTGTCGGTGTTCTGGACCTTGCCGTTCCCGTCGTGGGAAGCCCTGATCAACGTGGTCTCGGCCGCCTTGGTGCTCAGTTACGCCATTGCCCCGATCTCCGTGGCTGCGTTGCGCAAGAGCGCGCCAGACCTGCCTCGTCCGTTTCGCGTCAGCGGTTTTGCCGTGCTCGGCCCGGTGTCGTTTGTGATCGCGGCGCTGATCGTCTACTGGTCTGGCTGGGGCACGGTGTCGTGGCTGCTGGGCCTGCAAATCCTGATGTTTGTGATCTACCTGGGCTGCAAGCGCCTGGTGCCCACCGCACACTTGAGCCTGGGGGAACAAGTGCGCTCGTCGCTGTGGCTGATCGCTTTTTATGCCCTGACGATTTTGATTTCCTACTTGGGCAGTTTCGGCGGCATCGGTGCGTTGGTGCACCCGTACGACACCCTGGCGGTGACGGTCATGGCCCTGGGCATTTACTACTGGGGCGCCAACACCGGCGTGCCAGCCCACAAGCTGGTGCTGGACGGCGACGAAGAATGA